The Sediminispirochaeta smaragdinae DSM 11293 genome has a segment encoding these proteins:
- a CDS encoding DUF2764 family protein has product MAQYYYTIATLPFFSYDVASGIRSEDFLARCAEDMSDAAYRSLRCAKLDISDQEEGELPAFLISWYRFEQELRNELIRSRAPGLGMDAATYLRPGEGPTGIEEIVRDALGQPTPLQAEDVLNKARWRKLEEMEVGHYFDLQRMMIIYLKLQLLERKGAFRPELGTERFEEIYADVREAVASASSTGNGES; this is encoded by the coding sequence TTGGCTCAATACTATTATACGATTGCCACCCTGCCGTTCTTTTCGTATGACGTAGCCTCCGGTATACGTTCGGAGGATTTTCTTGCACGTTGTGCGGAAGATATGTCAGATGCCGCCTACCGTTCCCTTCGTTGTGCAAAACTTGATATTTCCGACCAGGAAGAGGGTGAGCTCCCCGCTTTTCTTATCTCCTGGTACCGATTTGAACAGGAACTTCGTAATGAACTGATTCGTTCCAGAGCGCCGGGCCTTGGCATGGATGCCGCAACGTATCTGCGCCCCGGCGAAGGACCGACGGGAATTGAAGAGATTGTCCGCGATGCCCTGGGGCAGCCGACCCCCCTACAGGCGGAAGATGTGCTTAATAAGGCACGTTGGCGGAAGCTTGAGGAAATGGAGGTCGGTCACTATTTTGACCTTCAACGAATGATGATTATCTATCTCAAATTGCAGCTTTTGGAAAGGAAAGGGGCCTTCCGCCCCGAGCTTGGTACAGAGCGATTTGAAGAAATTTATGCAGACGTACGGGAAGCGGTTGCTTCTGCTTCCTCAACCGGGAATGGAGAGAGCTGA
- a CDS encoding V-type ATP synthase subunit E: MDVQLKELIETIKSEGVDNAEAQAKEIVNEAQKKRNEIIADAEQEAARIREKAEEDAAKMQATAEESIRQAGRDLLLSLESSITSMLDAVVKKEAASALTGEGLSKAIVALLSNWSEEKDSLELLLPENERVEVEEYLKKALGTKMKKGVTVKPVAGIEAGFKIAEEGGSAYYNFTADGIAEILSQYVSPRLSSLLRESVKGQKE; the protein is encoded by the coding sequence ATGGATGTTCAACTGAAAGAGCTGATAGAGACGATTAAAAGCGAGGGGGTCGACAATGCCGAGGCCCAGGCTAAAGAAATCGTTAATGAGGCACAGAAAAAGCGAAATGAAATTATAGCCGATGCGGAACAAGAGGCGGCCCGGATCCGAGAAAAGGCCGAAGAAGATGCGGCCAAAATGCAGGCGACTGCCGAAGAATCGATCCGGCAGGCAGGAAGAGATCTGCTCCTTAGTCTCGAATCATCGATTACCTCAATGCTCGATGCGGTGGTAAAGAAGGAAGCGGCTTCAGCCCTCACCGGAGAAGGCCTATCCAAAGCCATCGTCGCCCTTCTTTCCAACTGGAGCGAGGAGAAGGATTCCCTTGAACTCCTACTTCCTGAAAACGAGCGAGTGGAAGTGGAAGAGTATCTTAAAAAAGCGCTTGGAACCAAGATGAAGAAGGGCGTTACCGTCAAGCCTGTGGCCGGAATAGAAGCCGGCTTTAAGATTGCCGAGGAAGGCGGAAGTGCCTACTACAATTTCACGGCCGACGGAATTGCCGAAATTCTTTCTCAGTATGTAAGTCCCCGGCTTTCCTCTTTGTTGCGGGAGAGTGTAAAAGGCCAAAAGGAATAA
- a CDS encoding RasGAP domain-containing protein, translating into MKEKLRKFLRILSVEISAMEEGIVVLLDSTSERHDRREITEYVWTENSALLRHELQILKAIHEEVDHLSAESFSSVDEARIAVLSILTERSDAPKALHGFFQRRMEKIYRYIDEE; encoded by the coding sequence ATGAAGGAGAAATTACGGAAGTTTTTACGTATCCTTTCGGTTGAGATTTCGGCCATGGAAGAGGGGATTGTCGTATTACTTGATTCTACCAGTGAGCGTCATGATCGCCGTGAGATCACCGAATATGTCTGGACAGAAAATAGTGCACTACTTCGCCATGAACTGCAAATTCTGAAGGCGATTCATGAAGAGGTAGATCATCTTTCGGCCGAAAGTTTTTCCTCCGTCGATGAAGCGAGGATAGCTGTTTTATCAATTTTAACGGAACGAAGCGACGCTCCAAAGGCATTGCATGGCTTTTTCCAGAGGCGGATGGAAAAAATTTACCGGTATATTGACGAGGAATGA
- a CDS encoding endonuclease MutS2: MEKTVELLEFDKIRKELSARCFSEEGRTLLSGQRILTKRRECESLHDDVAALRVLMEQFRELPALSFPSITEALKELARPGSFVDGEHLYPIARYIQSAAILQDYVQEGSQELFPPQSKAAVFPAHLLELLQRLDPPRELASRIFSVLEADGSVKENHPELRTIRKRLGALRRELMEMSSRYMNESKDLWQNDVPSQKDGRLVLPLKAQRRGAVKGIIHDVSSKGAILYLEPFDILEKNNEVAIQEHELHQVVIKILRELSALVRDRLESLETLIPVIAEIDVIQARSRLSRYYQGIRPMIVDEGIRLKRARHPLLGLDAVPIDIELGGSVRSLIISGPNAGGKTVTLKTIGLLVLMHQFGIEIPAAEESELPVFRAVYADIGDDQSIEASLSTFSGHMRTIADIISLAQAHTLVLLDELGSGTDPAEGSVLAMAILEELIEKDALTVSTSHHGLLKNFGYTRSGAMNASMDFDESSHMPTYRVISGIPGESHAFAIAQRSGMPQGLLDRAEHYRQESAGEVGTMIRELESQTSRLRSEEQRLNQREKRLREEVRENDLKELRLRRRENELRKEGYRSLDAFMHETRRELENLVRELREGEINRDKTLKVKEFIGTIEERSHNEKELYEKEQKRLLVPEDRHQEEAFSDFPLEEGQTVFVSNYQKQGVLIRKEKRDRWIVAIGPMKLPVAEKELRAVKAQQKGGRQKVAVSYDAPSAGQRASFVLDLRGMRLQEAIDALIKQIDAALVQGLREFSVIHGTGEGILQRGIHDYLRGHKAVESYEFAHPDDGGAGKTVVRLG, translated from the coding sequence GTGGAAAAAACAGTTGAGCTATTAGAATTCGACAAAATACGAAAGGAACTTTCAGCCCGTTGTTTTAGTGAAGAGGGACGAACGCTCCTTTCCGGACAGCGTATTCTGACAAAGCGTCGCGAGTGTGAATCGCTCCATGATGATGTAGCTGCCCTACGAGTTCTGATGGAGCAGTTTCGGGAGTTACCCGCTCTCTCTTTTCCCTCAATTACAGAGGCTCTTAAAGAGCTTGCCAGACCAGGATCGTTTGTTGATGGCGAACATCTCTATCCCATTGCACGTTATATCCAATCAGCCGCTATCTTGCAGGACTATGTACAAGAGGGGAGTCAGGAGCTTTTTCCTCCCCAGTCGAAGGCGGCGGTGTTTCCCGCACATCTGCTCGAGCTATTGCAGCGCCTTGATCCTCCCCGTGAACTTGCTTCCCGCATCTTTTCGGTTTTGGAAGCGGATGGAAGTGTGAAAGAAAATCACCCGGAGTTGCGTACGATACGAAAGCGTCTTGGTGCTTTACGACGGGAATTAATGGAGATGAGTTCCCGCTATATGAACGAAAGTAAGGACTTATGGCAAAATGATGTGCCAAGTCAGAAGGATGGACGGCTTGTCCTTCCTCTGAAGGCGCAGCGTCGCGGGGCGGTAAAGGGCATTATTCATGACGTTTCTTCCAAAGGGGCTATCCTCTACCTCGAACCCTTTGACATTCTCGAGAAAAATAACGAGGTTGCCATCCAGGAACATGAGCTGCATCAGGTTGTTATCAAGATCCTACGAGAGCTTTCCGCCCTTGTTCGCGACCGCCTGGAGAGCCTTGAGACGCTCATTCCGGTCATCGCAGAGATTGATGTCATTCAGGCCCGATCACGCCTTTCCCGCTATTATCAGGGGATTCGCCCTATGATTGTCGACGAGGGAATTCGGCTCAAACGGGCCAGACATCCTCTACTGGGCCTTGATGCGGTTCCTATCGATATCGAACTGGGGGGATCGGTACGTTCCTTAATCATTTCCGGTCCCAATGCCGGGGGAAAAACCGTTACCCTGAAGACCATCGGCTTATTGGTACTGATGCATCAATTCGGGATAGAGATTCCTGCGGCCGAAGAGAGTGAATTACCGGTCTTTCGTGCCGTCTATGCCGATATAGGCGACGATCAGTCGATAGAGGCATCACTTTCTACCTTTTCAGGGCACATGAGGACCATCGCGGATATCATATCGCTTGCCCAGGCTCACACCTTAGTTCTTCTCGACGAATTGGGATCAGGTACCGATCCTGCCGAGGGATCGGTGCTTGCCATGGCGATTCTTGAGGAGCTGATTGAAAAAGATGCCCTGACGGTGTCAACCAGCCACCACGGCTTGTTGAAGAATTTCGGCTATACCCGATCGGGGGCAATGAACGCTTCCATGGATTTCGATGAGTCTTCACACATGCCTACCTACCGTGTGATTTCCGGAATCCCCGGTGAAAGCCACGCCTTTGCGATTGCACAACGCAGCGGTATGCCCCAGGGCTTACTTGATCGAGCCGAACACTACCGGCAGGAATCTGCCGGCGAGGTCGGTACCATGATCCGGGAACTCGAATCACAGACTTCTCGTCTCCGTAGTGAAGAACAGCGCCTTAATCAGCGTGAGAAACGTCTACGGGAAGAGGTGCGGGAAAACGATCTGAAGGAACTCCGTCTTAGAAGGCGGGAGAACGAACTGCGAAAAGAGGGGTATCGTAGTCTCGATGCCTTCATGCATGAGACTCGACGTGAACTTGAAAACCTTGTTCGTGAGTTGCGTGAAGGGGAGATAAACAGGGATAAGACCCTCAAGGTAAAAGAGTTCATCGGCACGATCGAGGAACGTTCCCACAATGAGAAGGAGCTGTACGAAAAGGAGCAAAAACGTCTTCTGGTACCCGAAGATCGACATCAGGAGGAAGCGTTTTCCGATTTTCCGCTCGAGGAGGGGCAGACCGTGTTTGTCTCAAACTATCAAAAACAGGGAGTACTCATAAGAAAAGAGAAAAGGGATCGTTGGATCGTTGCGATTGGCCCGATGAAATTGCCTGTTGCGGAAAAAGAGCTTCGAGCCGTTAAAGCCCAGCAGAAAGGGGGACGGCAGAAAGTTGCCGTAAGCTATGATGCCCCATCTGCCGGTCAGAGGGCCTCTTTCGTTCTGGATCTCCGGGGAATGCGACTTCAAGAGGCCATAGACGCTCTTATCAAGCAGATAGATGCGGCACTTGTTCAGGGTTTGAGGGAGTTTTCCGTGATCCATGGTACCGGTGAAGGGATCTTGCAGCGGGGAATACACGATTACTTGAGAGGCCATAAGGCCGTGGAATCCTATGAATTTGCTCATCCCGACGATGGAGGGGCGGGCAAAACGGTGGTACGACTGGGATGA
- the rsgA gene encoding ribosome small subunit-dependent GTPase A, translated as MESTGTILWGANNIFTLYDAVEDLTLRCRIKGKVLERGSLQEYNPLAPGDCVRYERQSNEADEEGIILSREERINAFVRLNQKRNMPQAVAANIDFLVAILSPVTPPFRPRFLDRVLVASGERVPVIIVLNKYDQIEGYDDVAGEAIAAIEKRLDAYEAMGYEIFRTSAVTKKGTDSLKTRIDGHCVAFFGQSGVGKSSLLNTLYPKLELKTGDVSVKYNRGRHTTTLSRAYVIGGSMVIDTPGVREIIPYGIGPEDLGFYYKDFSAYSHLCQFQPCTHREEPGCGVREAVLAGKIHEDRFESYLRLYEELERWKKQLSY; from the coding sequence ATGGAGTCGACGGGAACCATTCTTTGGGGGGCAAACAATATCTTTACCCTCTATGATGCCGTCGAGGATCTTACCTTGCGATGCAGGATTAAAGGCAAAGTCTTGGAACGTGGCAGTTTGCAGGAGTATAACCCCCTTGCCCCGGGGGATTGCGTCCGTTACGAACGGCAAAGTAACGAAGCCGATGAGGAGGGGATCATCCTTTCCAGAGAAGAGCGCATAAATGCCTTTGTTCGTCTCAACCAGAAGCGAAACATGCCGCAGGCAGTTGCCGCAAACATCGATTTTCTTGTTGCCATCCTCTCTCCGGTGACACCGCCATTCCGTCCTCGCTTTCTTGATCGGGTACTTGTAGCATCCGGGGAACGTGTACCGGTCATCATCGTGCTTAACAAATATGATCAGATAGAGGGGTATGACGATGTTGCCGGAGAGGCCATTGCCGCCATTGAGAAGCGGCTTGATGCCTATGAGGCGATGGGGTATGAGATTTTCAGGACCTCTGCAGTCACAAAGAAAGGCACCGATTCGCTAAAAACAAGGATAGATGGCCATTGTGTTGCTTTTTTCGGCCAATCGGGAGTCGGCAAATCTTCCCTGCTCAATACGCTTTATCCCAAGCTGGAGTTAAAGACAGGAGATGTTTCGGTAAAGTATAATAGGGGAAGACATACGACTACTTTGTCTCGAGCCTATGTCATTGGAGGAAGCATGGTGATTGATACTCCTGGAGTAAGGGAGATCATTCCCTATGGAATTGGGCCGGAGGATCTCGGCTTTTATTACAAGGATTTTTCCGCCTATAGCCACCTCTGCCAATTTCAACCCTGTACGCATCGGGAAGAACCTGGCTGCGGAGTACGGGAGGCTGTGCTTGCCGGAAAGATCCACGAAGATCGCTTTGAAAGCTATCTTCGTCTTTATGAGGAACTTGAACGGTGGAAAAAACAGTTGAGCTATTAG
- the murI gene encoding glutamate racemase: MKNTGPIAFFDSGIGGLPYLQWVRKKLPNFSYRYLADRANFPYGEKSIEELGGLIIGSMERYIERVDPSIVVVACNTASVTALQKLRDTFSVPFVGVVPAIKPAAALSCTHTIGLLATKRTVEDPYTDNLVRLFADGFQVERFAGVDIVDFVENHLLDAEPHEIREVLAPAVAFFSEKEVDTLVLGCTHFLHVRDEIAEAFGGRVKIVDSIEGVGRHVIQMVSEYHGGGGGGEFFVSGIEGAVDTYRRFADAYALGWGGVV, encoded by the coding sequence ATGAAGAATACCGGCCCAATTGCCTTCTTTGACTCCGGTATCGGAGGATTGCCATACCTTCAGTGGGTACGAAAGAAGCTTCCCAACTTCTCCTATCGCTATCTTGCCGATAGGGCGAATTTCCCTTACGGCGAAAAATCCATTGAAGAGTTGGGTGGGCTTATCATAGGCTCCATGGAACGCTACATCGAACGTGTTGATCCCTCGATTGTCGTCGTTGCCTGTAACACAGCTTCGGTAACGGCGCTTCAGAAGCTCAGAGACACCTTTTCCGTTCCCTTCGTAGGGGTTGTTCCGGCGATAAAACCGGCCGCCGCTCTTTCTTGTACGCATACCATTGGATTGCTTGCCACAAAGCGTACCGTGGAGGATCCCTATACCGACAATCTTGTCAGGCTTTTTGCCGACGGGTTTCAGGTCGAACGATTCGCCGGTGTCGATATCGTGGATTTTGTCGAAAATCATCTCCTCGATGCCGAACCTCATGAGATTCGTGAGGTTCTTGCCCCTGCGGTTGCCTTTTTTTCGGAAAAGGAGGTTGATACCTTGGTTCTGGGATGTACCCATTTCCTTCATGTCAGGGATGAGATTGCCGAAGCCTTCGGTGGCCGGGTGAAAATCGTTGATTCCATCGAAGGGGTCGGAAGGCACGTTATCCAAATGGTTTCAGAATACCATGGAGGCGGGGGCGGCGGTGAGTTTTTTGTTAGCGGTATTGAGGGGGCGGTCGATACATACCGGCGTTTCGCCGATGCCTATGCTCTCGGCTGGGGCGGCGTTGTGTAA
- a CDS encoding pentapeptide repeat-containing protein — translation MFSNSICSEPGCNSFSATGQSTCLKHSPDREASTKRCKEILDRERRIKDISCSGIVLRELDMREKTLTTCNFSEAHFRNIDFSGSRFRLCFFPFSTFEKCRFTGCNITYSVFAGSTFVDCDFSGSDIIHTNFLGIKAEHTIFDDSDLYYSNFTNAKLNNVTFIDCNLKKADFYATERTGVNFKYSNYEEASFGREAVL, via the coding sequence ATGTTTTCCAATTCCATATGTAGTGAGCCGGGGTGTAACTCTTTCTCGGCTACCGGTCAAAGCACCTGTCTGAAGCATAGCCCCGACAGGGAAGCAAGCACCAAACGCTGCAAAGAGATCCTCGATCGAGAGAGGCGAATAAAAGATATCAGCTGCTCGGGCATCGTCCTCCGGGAACTTGATATGAGAGAGAAAACCCTCACCACCTGTAATTTTTCCGAAGCACATTTTCGCAATATTGATTTCAGTGGCTCACGGTTTCGGCTTTGCTTTTTCCCTTTCTCAACCTTTGAGAAATGTCGTTTCACGGGATGCAACATCACCTATTCCGTCTTTGCCGGTTCAACCTTCGTTGATTGCGATTTTTCAGGATCCGATATCATTCATACAAATTTTCTGGGGATAAAGGCCGAACATACCATCTTCGACGATTCGGATCTCTACTACTCAAATTTTACCAATGCGAAGCTCAATAATGTCACCTTCATCGACTGCAATCTGAAAAAGGCAGACTTTTATGCGACCGAGAGGACAGGTGTTAATTTCAAGTATTCGAACTATGAGGAAGCAAGTTTCGGAAGGGAAGCGGTATTATGA
- a CDS encoding MBL fold metallo-hydrolase, translating into MKLFFHFAVVGFSNTYLIGPEGGGNAILIDPGVMDVELLDMIESNGYYVRYILVTHSHESHVKGLGTIGKIYDAEIYGKHPVVLGRSAHVLEDGKEYDFEGIKVVPIDVKGHSGDHLVYRIENMLFTGDILAAGRIGSSEGAVERAIMLKSIQKRILPLPDYMLIFPGHGSPTTLKTEKLFNPDLRLGSQVPSTAEGELGSVREEER; encoded by the coding sequence ATGAAGCTCTTTTTCCATTTTGCCGTCGTCGGTTTTTCCAATACCTATCTGATCGGCCCCGAGGGGGGCGGGAATGCAATCCTTATTGATCCCGGCGTGATGGATGTGGAGCTCTTGGACATGATCGAGTCAAACGGCTACTATGTTCGTTACATTCTGGTCACCCATAGCCATGAAAGTCATGTAAAGGGGCTTGGTACCATTGGAAAAATCTACGATGCAGAGATATACGGAAAGCACCCGGTGGTCCTCGGTCGCTCGGCGCATGTCCTTGAGGATGGAAAAGAGTACGATTTCGAGGGGATCAAAGTGGTTCCTATTGATGTAAAGGGACATTCGGGAGATCATTTGGTTTACCGAATTGAGAACATGCTGTTCACGGGCGACATCCTTGCCGCAGGCAGAATCGGATCGAGTGAAGGGGCTGTAGAACGAGCCATCATGCTCAAATCGATACAGAAACGAATTCTCCCACTCCCCGACTATATGCTCATCTTCCCCGGCCACGGCTCGCCGACTACCCTCAAAACGGAAAAGCTCTTCAATCCGGATCTACGGCTCGGTAGTCAAGTCCCCAGCACTGCTGAAGGGGAGCTCGGAAGCGTTCGGGAAGAGGAGCGATAA
- a CDS encoding RluA family pseudouridine synthase: MGVEKQGCRWEDRVRDIPDGGVRIDRYVSEVAGLFARSQLRQRNPRFFINGKVVKASSRVYTGDRIALMYEDQPEPSFGAQAIDLSIIYEDEHVIVVDKPQGLVVHPAAGNWSGTLVQGLLYHCRELGERFGEDTVRPGIVHRLDKDTSGVLIAAKDPETRQFLAEQFANRRCKKRYIALVKGDLSNATGRMESGIIRDPKNRKRFTWTMSGGKPAVTEYTRLRRGNDCSLAAFNLLTGRTHQIRVHTLMLGHPVIGDPIYGRKNTRFPDLGLMLHSMSLEILLPGEREPRRFIAPLPERFRAPLQQCWGLDYRAVDPD, from the coding sequence GTGGGCGTTGAGAAACAAGGCTGCCGCTGGGAGGACCGCGTTCGGGATATCCCGGACGGAGGTGTCAGAATCGATCGTTATGTGAGCGAGGTTGCCGGACTCTTTGCCCGCAGCCAACTGCGTCAGCGTAATCCCCGTTTCTTTATTAATGGAAAGGTGGTCAAGGCATCATCGCGGGTCTATACGGGGGATCGTATTGCATTAATGTACGAGGATCAGCCCGAGCCATCCTTCGGGGCGCAGGCCATCGATCTCTCTATTATATATGAGGATGAGCACGTCATTGTCGTTGATAAGCCTCAGGGACTTGTCGTTCATCCCGCGGCCGGGAACTGGTCCGGAACCCTTGTACAAGGCCTTTTGTATCATTGCCGCGAACTGGGAGAACGGTTCGGCGAGGATACGGTACGCCCCGGCATCGTTCATCGTCTCGATAAGGATACCTCAGGGGTCCTAATAGCGGCAAAAGATCCGGAAACCCGTCAGTTTCTTGCGGAGCAATTTGCCAACAGACGGTGTAAAAAGCGTTATATTGCCCTTGTGAAGGGAGACCTCTCCAATGCAACGGGCCGTATGGAAAGCGGCATCATCCGTGACCCGAAGAACCGGAAACGTTTTACCTGGACTATGAGTGGAGGAAAGCCTGCGGTGACGGAGTATACCAGGCTCAGGCGAGGAAATGATTGTTCTCTTGCCGCTTTTAACTTGCTTACCGGTAGGACCCATCAAATTCGGGTCCATACGCTGATGCTTGGCCACCCGGTCATCGGTGATCCCATCTACGGCAGAAAAAACACCCGTTTTCCGGACCTTGGTTTGATGCTTCACTCCATGAGCCTTGAAATCCTTCTGCCGGGGGAGAGGGAGCCTCGCCGCTTTATCGCTCCTCTTCCCGAACGCTTCCGAGCTCCCCTTCAGCAGTGCTGGGGACTTGACTACCGAGCCGTAGATCCGGATTGA
- a CDS encoding YggS family pyridoxal phosphate-dependent enzyme, whose product MDGMIAGNIARIQDEIAEAAHKAGRDPGDIQLMAVTKTHPFEDVLAAYQAGIRLFGENRVQEAVGKYTLPLPADMKLHMIGHLQSNKVKQIVPFVQCVESIDKVATAEELNKRAQVSGKSIDIMFEVNTSGEVSKNGFSEYEELSDALGAVLELAALRVTGLMTIGPLGGDEGQIRNAFILLRSMSDRLSTEYPQVELRELSMGMSGDFPIAVAEGATIVRVGTAIFGRRE is encoded by the coding sequence ATGGACGGAATGATTGCTGGAAATATTGCGAGAATTCAAGATGAGATTGCCGAAGCTGCCCATAAAGCGGGACGAGATCCCGGGGACATACAGTTAATGGCGGTAACGAAAACACATCCCTTCGAAGATGTTCTTGCCGCTTATCAGGCCGGGATTCGTCTTTTTGGTGAGAATCGTGTTCAGGAAGCTGTCGGTAAGTACACCTTACCCCTTCCTGCCGATATGAAATTACACATGATCGGTCATTTACAAAGCAATAAGGTGAAACAGATTGTTCCCTTTGTTCAATGTGTAGAGTCAATCGACAAAGTCGCCACTGCCGAGGAGCTCAATAAAAGGGCACAAGTATCCGGGAAGAGTATCGATATCATGTTTGAAGTTAATACCTCCGGAGAAGTCTCGAAAAACGGCTTTTCCGAGTATGAAGAGTTAAGCGATGCCTTGGGAGCGGTACTCGAATTGGCTGCTCTTCGTGTAACCGGTCTTATGACTATCGGACCTCTTGGTGGAGATGAGGGGCAGATCAGAAACGCCTTCATCCTTCTTCGTTCAATGTCCGATCGTCTTTCGACGGAATACCCCCAGGTAGAGCTCCGTGAACTTTCGATGGGGATGTCAGGGGATTTCCCTATCGCCGTTGCCGAAGGAGCGACAATCGTACGGGTGGGAACTGCAATATTCGGGAGACGGGAATAA
- a CDS encoding DUF6675 family protein, with amino-acid sequence MKQKIIMVTLALISTLNLGAQTLFEAVPYLTGNDAEKLKAGEPLTRYFFSEDEADLRYILNFTSAQTLSDKVRSLDPTLGVESLSLMPYPQGASKEQAYEQAAAILFSVSTMEGIEYYSASREKMRTLFTESTVIDSPESGRPLPDPHFETVPRSLDLTLRQTDLTFGTNIYATHFEGDGKTLLLEMVNMTKMKYKFIPMVSPGDLSLSIVLYPVDEGILFYGVCSVNSISFFGLERKKTDSFYYRIEALKNWFENRYRISVK; translated from the coding sequence ATGAAACAGAAGATTATCATGGTTACACTGGCGCTGATTTCAACCTTGAACCTTGGTGCGCAGACACTTTTTGAGGCTGTTCCCTATCTTACGGGAAACGATGCGGAAAAGCTGAAAGCGGGGGAACCTCTCACGCGCTATTTCTTCTCCGAGGATGAAGCGGATTTACGTTATATCCTGAATTTCACCTCGGCACAGACCCTTTCCGACAAAGTACGCTCCCTTGACCCGACTCTCGGGGTTGAAAGCCTATCGCTGATGCCCTACCCCCAGGGTGCATCAAAAGAACAGGCTTATGAGCAAGCTGCAGCGATCCTTTTTTCAGTCAGCACAATGGAGGGTATCGAGTATTATTCGGCATCGAGGGAAAAAATGAGAACGCTCTTTACCGAATCAACGGTCATCGATAGCCCTGAATCAGGAAGACCTCTGCCAGACCCCCATTTCGAAACAGTGCCGAGATCCCTCGACCTTACCCTTCGCCAAACCGATCTCACCTTTGGGACAAATATCTATGCAACACACTTCGAAGGAGACGGCAAAACGCTGTTACTCGAAATGGTGAACATGACCAAGATGAAATATAAGTTCATTCCGATGGTTTCACCCGGTGATCTCTCGCTGAGTATTGTTCTCTATCCCGTGGATGAAGGAATTCTTTTTTACGGTGTCTGCAGTGTAAACAGTATCTCCTTTTTTGGTCTGGAGCGAAAAAAGACCGATTCGTTTTATTATCGTATTGAAGCTCTTAAAAATTGGTTTGAAAATCGTTACCGCATTTCCGTAAAATAG